The proteins below come from a single Bactrocera dorsalis isolate Fly_Bdor chromosome 5, ASM2337382v1, whole genome shotgun sequence genomic window:
- the LOC105227850 gene encoding uncharacterized protein LOC105227850, whose product MSPWLLVIYFCLSRVPFSLQDICTYCKCVHGQYADEPIWIDVGKKNEIAVLGHSCGRPVVYTWKAVTGTGATLVDFGETNVPRVIWMPFVVSVRPDTKGTNNRIIVTKSDGRTTGRCECHIDFVNLDIYSHIDGADLISIGREQVVELDGSHSYDFSQPKDKQRYTFEWRCTPIEKDLNSQYCQNTSIMCSTPKCSIDGHYLAVTGLYKITLHTTSLVTGAIAGDHLYLRVEYGTKIPLLLLCAHNCWDYFYNDDSSISIDVECIGYCGDSLKFYFAVDDKFITTNSNGKVRFMPPKAATFKFNVTLIADGVDSEAIATFKRNDPPTGGSCTITPQQGIPGDTLFKAACSSWTDRNLPIYYVLKAGNLLYDRTTDPHWEIYVPQVKALSFRICDSLDACQKYEVPIELVKPDIPKGLKEIQAYMQEPANNVERLLEGGEYARAVVKATLMMAEQPLDVIKHVLSAFKNFKAESLTDVRQLGTMTSELVDPMGNLTSEKVNVFNELLDKMSEGFDKVIANGDIKDMHKEDVRDMTEELVGMMSKFSNKSERFVDVQSLLWEFEGGMLRVADERAPLAPKHAQLIEYYGAHTKLNDTVLAAINIWMHAICRSFELLRDMGVASSHNVHKGDHGLVVDKLTVQMIAFGIDETEALTVVSLDYFTTAVLTKPMLQDMQAKLGGTEMTAQMISFKENPFWWYPTEHPITTTVFYFSAFSEANPTISGIELKVPFKFEMLQQRTLKEPALLRGYVEAAEEMPIYQIRAPQGAAVIINIVKVELDMDVLVKCNKMPNLKAVRVEGKQVKLHKTSKDIIQNGTKYADSNCADKAGWCYLALIAAKGVQVRRRAHYAFTVELYECLSWNVNLDNPTWQSKGCIAAIDPEGGDNITCLCHHMSIFAGSSYYSTAEELVRDRILKQHLDVNWYVVAFYILLLLVFLWLLLRTCDDLTTNHAKLVAELSENEQIVMRNIALHITTGGQWTAASSAKILITLPSGQTFTVTQDPEHPFLRPHTTCVLELPIHASKLNGLQISQDKSGRYPSWYCESITIVNLTTGQKQHCTVRKWIGRTPVSVQPDKLAEDAAGKEETTSKKLSGAQKWKKFRAAYYDVFMAWFLFQPLFGSWHCGMIETNRFVRSCILISKFAVIVLLVFLYFGETNLDNYEADRYNFQALIRLIDGWFVLYLCGCYFITLALELLLLLFVYPDFWKGFKRSAAGTDSNSNMKVNPSSNESYAGNKPNDRSWEGPRNFSTDTNLESERGFMMY is encoded by the exons ATGTCGCCTTGGTTGCTAGTGATCTATTTCTGCCTCTCCCGTGTGCCCTTCTCACTGCAGGACATATGCACCTATTGCAAGTGTGTACACGGTCAATACGCTGACGAGCCGATCTGGATTGATGTGGGCAAAAAGAATGAAATAGCCGTGCTTGGACACTCGTGTGGACGACCGGTGGTGTACACGTGGAAGGCGGTTACCGGCACTGGCG CGACTCTAGTCGATTTCGGCGAGACGAACGTGCCGCGCGTGATTTGGATGCCATTTGTAGTCTCAGTGCGGCCCGACACGAAGGGCACAAATAATCGCATAATCGTGACGAAGAGCGATGGACGCACAACGGGACGTTGTGAG TGCCACATTGACTTCGTCAACCTGGATATCTATAGTCACATCGATGGCGCTGACCTCATCTCAATTGGCAGGGAGCAAGTGGTAGAGTTGGATGGTTCACACAGCTACGATTTTAGCCAGCCAAAAGACAAACAACGGTATACGTTTGAGTGGCGTTGCACACCAATTGAGAAAGATTTGAATAGTCAGTATTGTCAGAATACCAGCATTATGTGCTCAA CGCCCAAATGCAGTATAGACGGCCACTATCTCGCCGTAACGGGTCTCTATAAGATCACACTCCATACAACATCACTAGTTACGGGTGCAATTGCCGGCGATCATTTGTACCTCAGAGTCGAGTATGGCACTAAAATCCCACTGCTGCTTTTGTGTGCACACAATTGTTGGGATTACTTTTACAACGACGACTCAAGCATATCCATAGACGTTGAATGTATCGGCTATTGTGGCGACTCGCTTAAATTCTACTTTGCCGTCGACGATAAATTCATAACAACCAACAGTAACGGCAAGGTACGGTTCATGCCACCGAAGGCGGCTACCTTCAAGTTCAATGTCACGCTCATAGCTGACGGCGTCGATAGCGAGGCAATAGCGACCTTCAAACGCAACGATCCGCCGACCGGTGGCAGCTGTACGATCACACCGCAGCAAGGCATACCGGGTGATACGCTCTTCAAGGCCGCCTGCAGCAGTTGGACCGATCGTAATTTGCCCATATATTATGTGCTAAAGGCAGGTAATCTGCTATATGATCGCACAACCGATCCGCATTGGGAGATCTACGTGCCGCAAGTAAAGGCGCTCAGCTTTCGCATATGCGACAGCCTTGATGCCTGTCAGAAATACGAAGTGCCAATAGAGCTGGTGAAGCCGGACATACCGAAAGGGCTGAAAGAAATACAAGCATACATGCAAGAGCCAGCCAACAATGTGGAGCGTTTGCTCGAAGGCGGTGAGTATGCACGCGCTGTGGTCAAAGCAACGCTGATGATGGCGGAACAGCCGCTGGATGTAATTAAGCACGTGCTGTCGGCTTTCAAGAACTTTAAGGCCGAAAGCTTGACGGATGTGCGCCAACTGGGCACTATGACCAGCGAGCTGGTTGATCCGATGGGGAACTTAACGAGCGAAAAGGTCAACGTATTCAATGAACTGTTGGATAAAATGTCTGAGGGTTTTGACAAGGTTATTGCAAATGGCGACATAAAGGATATGCACAAGGAAGATGTACGGGATATGACCGAAGAATTGGTGGGCATGATGTCTAAGTTCTCAAATAAATCGGAACGATTTGTTGACGTGCAATCGCTGTTGTGGGAATTCGAAGGTGGCATGTTACGAGTTGCAGACGAGCGTGCGCCTTTAGCGCCGAAGCACGCACAGCTCATCGAATATTACGGCGCACATACGAAGCTCAACGACACGGTCTTAGCAGCAATCAATATATGGATGCATGCCATTTGTCGTTCCTTCGAATTATTGCGTGACATGGGTGTGGCAAGTAGCCACAACGTGCATAAGGGCGATCACGGCCTGGTAGTTGATAAGTTAACTGTGCAGATGATAGCTTTCGGTATAGATGAGACTGAAGCTTTGACCGTGGTCTCATTGGACTACTTTACCACAGCTGTGCTCACCAAACCAATGTTGCAGGATATGCAAGCGAAACTGGGTGGCACCGAAATGACCGCACAAATGATTTCGTTCAAGGAGAATCCGTTCTGGTGGTATCCCACAGAACATCCCATCACCACTACCGTCTTCTACTTCAGCGCATTCAGTGAAGCTAACCCAACGATTTCGGGTATCGAGCTCAAAGTACCGTTCAAGTTTGAAATGCTGCAACAACGCACGCTAAAAGAGCCAGCTTTGCTACGTGGCTATGTGGAGGCTGCCGAAGAAATGCCGATATATCAGATACGCGCGCCACAGGGCGCCGCTGTCATTATCAATATCGTAAAAGTCGAGTTGGATATGGATGTGCTGGTGAAATGCAATAAGATGCCAAATCTGAAAGCAGTGCGTGTAGAGGGTAAGCAAGTGAAGTTGCATAAGACGAGCAAGGACATCATCCAAAATGGCACGAAATATGCCGATTCAAATTGTGCGGACAAAGCTGGTTGGTGCTATTTGGCGCTAATCGCTGCAAAAGGTGTGCAAGTACGGCGTAGAGCTCACTATGCCTTCACTGTGGAGCTATACGAGTGCCTGTCGTGGAATGTGAATCTGGATAATCCCACATGGCAGAGCAAGGGTTGCATCGCTGCAATCGATCCGGAAGGTGGCGACAATATTACCTGCCTTTGCCATCACATGTCCATATTCGCGGGTTCTTCCTACTACAGCACGGCCGAGGAGTTGGTACGCGATCGCATATTAAAGCAACACTTGGACGTAAATTGGTATGTAGTCGCATTCTACATCTTGCTACTTTTGGTCTTCTTATGGTTACTGCTACGCACTTGTGATGATCTGACAACGAATCATGCGAAATTGGTCGCCGAGTTGAGTGAAAACGAACAAATCGTGATGCGCAATATAGCTTTGCATATAACTACGGGCGGTCAGTGGACGGCAGCAAGTTCGGCGAAAATACTGATTACATTGCCGAGCGGTCAAACCTTCACGGTCACACAGGATCCGGAGCATCCGTTTCTGCGGCCGCACACAACTTGCGTGCTCGAACTGCCCATACACGCCAGTAAACTCAACGGACTGCAGATAAGTCAAGACAAGAGTGGCCGTTATCCGTCGTGGTACTGTGAGTCTATAACCATTGTCAATCTAACGACCGGCCAGAAGCAACACTGCACTGTACGCAAATGGATTGGCCGAACGCCGGTAAGTGTGCAACCCGATAAGTTGGCCGAGGATGCGGCAGGCAAGGAGGAAACTACAAGCAAAAAGTTGTCGGGCGCGCAGAAGTGGAAAAAATTTAGAGCCGCCTATTATGATGTGTTCATGGCTTGGTTTCTCTTTCAGCCGCTCTTCGGTAGCTGGCATTGCGGCATGATCGAGACCAATCGCTTCGTGCGCAGTTGCATTTTGATTTCAAAGTTTGCGGTTATAGTTTTGTTAGTGTTCCTGTATTTCGGCGAAACGAATTTGGATAATTATGAAGCGGATCGTTATAATTTTCAGGCTTTAATACGTCTAATCGATGGCTGGTTTGTGCTCTACCTCTGCGGTTGCTACTTCATAACGTTGGCGCTGGAGTTATTGTTGCTCTTGTTTGTCTATCCCGACTTCTGGAAGGGTTTCAAGCGCTCAGCTGCTGGCACAGATAGTAATTCGAATATGAAAGTGAATCCATCGTCAAACGAAAGCTACGCAGGCAACAAGCCGAATGATAGAAGTTGGGAGGGACCGCGAAATTTTAGCACGGACACAAACCTTGAAAGTGAGCGTGGTTTTATGATGTACTGA